A window from Electrophorus electricus isolate fEleEle1 chromosome 7, fEleEle1.pri, whole genome shotgun sequence encodes these proteins:
- the ech1 gene encoding delta(3,5)-Delta(2,4)-dienoyl-CoA isomerase, mitochondrial isoform X1, producing MNVIRPALAGGRSLWLPTVNTVRAMSSPGGPVPPFTTLSISRPANHITHVELHRPEKRNAMNKAFWSFPFCSEMVDCFNQIAEDPECRVVVFSGAGKLFTAGIDLMNMAGDLLQPKGSDTARISWYLRRIVAKYQETFSVIEKCPKPVVAAVHGACVGAGVDLITACDIRFCTQDAWFQVKEVDIGLAADVGTLQRLPKVIGSRSLVNELALTARKMYSDEAKSSGLVSRVFPDKEALMAGAFEVAGEIAARSPVAVQGTKINLLYSRDHSVAEGLQFMATWNMSMLQTHDLMKSAQAALEKKGPKDVPFSKL from the exons ATGAACGTTATCAGACCTGCGCTCGCGGGGG GCAGGTCTCTGTGGCTCCCTACCGTGAACACCGTTCGAGCCATGTCGTCACCAGGAGGCCCCGTCCCACCGTTTACCACCCTGTCAATCAGCCGTCCAGCCAATCACATCACGCACGTGGAGTTGCACCGCCCAGAGAAACGCAACGCCATGAATAAGGCTTTCTGGAG TTTTCCTttctgcagtgaaatggttgattGCTTTAACCAGATTGCTGAAGACCCAGAGTGTCGTGTGGTGGTTTTCTCAGGGGCTGGGAAACTTTTTACCGCGG GGATCGACCTGATGAACATGGCTGGGGACCTGCTGCAGCCTAAGGGCTCCGACACAGCCAGGATATCGTGGTACCTCCGCCGCATCGTGGCCAAGTACCAGGAGACCTTCTCAGTCATTGAAAAG TGTCCGAAGCCTGTGGTAGCGGCCGTGCATGGAGCGTGTGTGGGAGCAG GAGTGGATCTGATCACAGCCTGTGACATTCGTTTCTGTACGCAGGATGCCTGGTTTCAGGTGAAG GAAGTGGACATTGGCCTGGCGGCAGATGTGGGAACTTTGCAGCGTCTGCCTAAAGTAATTGGCAGTCGCAG CTTGGTGAATGAGCTGGCCCTGACTGCTAGGAAGATGTACTCAGATGAAGCCAAGAGCTCTGGCTTGGTCAG CCGTGTGTTCCCGGACAAAGAGGCTCTCATGGCCGGAGCTTTTGAGGTAGCAGGAGAGATTGCAGCCCGGAGCCCCGTGGCCGTCCAGGGAACCAAAATCAACCTGCTGTACTCCAGGGATCACAGTGTGGCAGAGGGCCTCCAATTTATG gccACATGGAACATGAGCATGCTGCAAACCCACGACCTTATGAAGTCCGCCCAGGCAGCCCTGGAGAAGAAGGGTCCTAAAGATGTGCCCTTCTCCAAACTGTGA
- the meis3 gene encoding homeobox protein Meis3 isoform X2 produces the protein MRSLPPPPPHYGQTVPDSLKQHRDQIYGHPLFPLLALVFEKCELATCSPRDSSSMSNSSHLPGMTSHSDVCSSDSFNEDIAAFAKQIRSEKPIFSSNPELDNLMIQAIQVLRFHLLELEKVHDLCDNFCQRYINCLKGKMPTDLVLEEREGGSKSDIEDFTGSCTSLSEQNQSWLRDTDDCVSTPSVTPGVSCGPTTHSADNCSEAGDALDGAVASPSTGEEDETDRDRRNNKKRGIFPKVATNIMRAWLFQHLSHPYPSEEQKKQLSQDTGLTILQVNNWFINARRRIVQPMIDQSNRSGQGAPYSPEGAALGGYGLDGQPHLGLRTAGLQGLASLPADYPGALLPQAGYTHASPSLHPYPSPHAAMLLAPPPHPHSSEPLIGQSLDIHAH, from the exons ATGAGGTcactacccccacccccacctcactatGGCCAAACGGTTCCTGATTCTCTCAAACAGCACCGAGACCAGATCTATGG ccatcCTCTGTTTCCACTCCTGGCTCTGGTGTTTGAGAAGTGTGAATTGGCCACCTGCTCACCACGTGACTCCTCCTCAATGTCAAACTCCTCCCATCTCCCTGGCATGACCAGtcacagtgatgtgtgctccTCCGACTCATTCAATGAAGATATAGCAGCTTTCGCCAAGCAG atCCGCTCAGAGAAACCCATATTTTCATCCAACCCAGAACTGGACAATTTA ATGATCCAGGCCATCCAAGTCTTACGCTTCcacctgctggagctggagaag GTCCATGATCTCTGCGATAATTTCTGTCAGCGCTACATCAACTGTCTGAAGGGGAAGATGCCCACTGATTTGGTGCTGGAGGAACGGGAGGGCGGGTCCAAATCTGACATAGAAGATTTCACTGGTTCTTGCACAAGTCTGTCAGAGCAA AATCAGTCCTGGTTGCGAGACACAGATGACTGTGTGTCTACACCCTCAGTCACACCCGGTGTCTCCTGTGGACCGACTACACACAGCGCAGATAACTGCAGCGAAGCag GAGATGCTCTGGATGGGGCTGTAGCGTCTCCCAGTACCGGAGAAGAAGACGAGACTGACCGGGACAGAAGAAATAACAAGAAAAGAGGGATCTTCCCCAAAGTGGCAACCAACATTATGAGAGCCTGGCTCTTCCAGCACCTATCA CATCCATACCCCTCTGAGGAACAGAAAAAGCAACTCTCTCAAGACACAGGACTTACCATTTTGCAGGTCAACAACTG GTTTATTAACGCCAGGCGTAGGATAGTGCAGCCCATGATCGACCAGTCGAATCGCTCAG GTCAGGGTGCCCCCTACAGTCCAGAAGGGGCAGCGTTAGGAGGTTATGGATTAGATGGTCAACCTCACTTAGGCCTTAGGACAGCAG ggcTACAGGGCCTGGCGTCTCTACCTGCGGACTACCCCGGGGCTCTGCTGCCCCAGGCGGGATACACCCACGCCAGCCCCTCCCTGCACCCATACCCCAGCCCCCATGCTGCCATGCtgctggccccgcccccccatcCCCACTCTTCCGAGCCCCTTATTGGACAAAGCCTTGACATCCATGCCCActga
- the ech1 gene encoding delta(3,5)-Delta(2,4)-dienoyl-CoA isomerase, mitochondrial isoform X2 produces MNVIRPALAGGRSLWLPTVNTVRAMSSPGGPVPPFTTLSISRPANHITHVELHRPEKRNAMNKAFWSEMVDCFNQIAEDPECRVVVFSGAGKLFTAGIDLMNMAGDLLQPKGSDTARISWYLRRIVAKYQETFSVIEKCPKPVVAAVHGACVGAGVDLITACDIRFCTQDAWFQVKEVDIGLAADVGTLQRLPKVIGSRSLVNELALTARKMYSDEAKSSGLVSRVFPDKEALMAGAFEVAGEIAARSPVAVQGTKINLLYSRDHSVAEGLQFMATWNMSMLQTHDLMKSAQAALEKKGPKDVPFSKL; encoded by the exons ATGAACGTTATCAGACCTGCGCTCGCGGGGG GCAGGTCTCTGTGGCTCCCTACCGTGAACACCGTTCGAGCCATGTCGTCACCAGGAGGCCCCGTCCCACCGTTTACCACCCTGTCAATCAGCCGTCCAGCCAATCACATCACGCACGTGGAGTTGCACCGCCCAGAGAAACGCAACGCCATGAATAAGGCTTTCTGGAG tgaaatggttgattGCTTTAACCAGATTGCTGAAGACCCAGAGTGTCGTGTGGTGGTTTTCTCAGGGGCTGGGAAACTTTTTACCGCGG GGATCGACCTGATGAACATGGCTGGGGACCTGCTGCAGCCTAAGGGCTCCGACACAGCCAGGATATCGTGGTACCTCCGCCGCATCGTGGCCAAGTACCAGGAGACCTTCTCAGTCATTGAAAAG TGTCCGAAGCCTGTGGTAGCGGCCGTGCATGGAGCGTGTGTGGGAGCAG GAGTGGATCTGATCACAGCCTGTGACATTCGTTTCTGTACGCAGGATGCCTGGTTTCAGGTGAAG GAAGTGGACATTGGCCTGGCGGCAGATGTGGGAACTTTGCAGCGTCTGCCTAAAGTAATTGGCAGTCGCAG CTTGGTGAATGAGCTGGCCCTGACTGCTAGGAAGATGTACTCAGATGAAGCCAAGAGCTCTGGCTTGGTCAG CCGTGTGTTCCCGGACAAAGAGGCTCTCATGGCCGGAGCTTTTGAGGTAGCAGGAGAGATTGCAGCCCGGAGCCCCGTGGCCGTCCAGGGAACCAAAATCAACCTGCTGTACTCCAGGGATCACAGTGTGGCAGAGGGCCTCCAATTTATG gccACATGGAACATGAGCATGCTGCAAACCCACGACCTTATGAAGTCCGCCCAGGCAGCCCTGGAGAAGAAGGGTCCTAAAGATGTGCCCTTCTCCAAACTGTGA
- the meis3 gene encoding homeobox protein Meis3 isoform X3, whose product MAKRFLILSNSTETRSMGETQIYGHPLFPLLALVFEKCELATCSPRDSSSMSNSSHLPGMTSHSDVCSSDSFNEDIAAFAKQIRSEKPIFSSNPELDNLMIQAIQVLRFHLLELEKVHDLCDNFCQRYINCLKGKMPTDLVLEEREGGSKSDIEDFTGSCTSLSEQNQSWLRDTDDCVSTPSVTPGVSCGPTTHSADNCSEAGDALDGAVASPSTGEEDETDRDRRNNKKRGIFPKVATNIMRAWLFQHLSHPYPSEEQKKQLSQDTGLTILQVNNWFINARRRIVQPMIDQSNRSGQGAPYSPEGAALGGYGLDGQPHLGLRTAGLQGLASLPADYPGALLPQAGYTHASPSLHPYPSPHAAMLLAPPPHPHSSEPLIGQSLDIHAH is encoded by the exons atGGCCAAACGGTTCCTGATTCTCTCAAACAGCACCGAGACCAGATCTATGGGTGAGACACAGATATATGG ccatcCTCTGTTTCCACTCCTGGCTCTGGTGTTTGAGAAGTGTGAATTGGCCACCTGCTCACCACGTGACTCCTCCTCAATGTCAAACTCCTCCCATCTCCCTGGCATGACCAGtcacagtgatgtgtgctccTCCGACTCATTCAATGAAGATATAGCAGCTTTCGCCAAGCAG atCCGCTCAGAGAAACCCATATTTTCATCCAACCCAGAACTGGACAATTTA ATGATCCAGGCCATCCAAGTCTTACGCTTCcacctgctggagctggagaag GTCCATGATCTCTGCGATAATTTCTGTCAGCGCTACATCAACTGTCTGAAGGGGAAGATGCCCACTGATTTGGTGCTGGAGGAACGGGAGGGCGGGTCCAAATCTGACATAGAAGATTTCACTGGTTCTTGCACAAGTCTGTCAGAGCAA AATCAGTCCTGGTTGCGAGACACAGATGACTGTGTGTCTACACCCTCAGTCACACCCGGTGTCTCCTGTGGACCGACTACACACAGCGCAGATAACTGCAGCGAAGCag GAGATGCTCTGGATGGGGCTGTAGCGTCTCCCAGTACCGGAGAAGAAGACGAGACTGACCGGGACAGAAGAAATAACAAGAAAAGAGGGATCTTCCCCAAAGTGGCAACCAACATTATGAGAGCCTGGCTCTTCCAGCACCTATCA CATCCATACCCCTCTGAGGAACAGAAAAAGCAACTCTCTCAAGACACAGGACTTACCATTTTGCAGGTCAACAACTG GTTTATTAACGCCAGGCGTAGGATAGTGCAGCCCATGATCGACCAGTCGAATCGCTCAG GTCAGGGTGCCCCCTACAGTCCAGAAGGGGCAGCGTTAGGAGGTTATGGATTAGATGGTCAACCTCACTTAGGCCTTAGGACAGCAG ggcTACAGGGCCTGGCGTCTCTACCTGCGGACTACCCCGGGGCTCTGCTGCCCCAGGCGGGATACACCCACGCCAGCCCCTCCCTGCACCCATACCCCAGCCCCCATGCTGCCATGCtgctggccccgcccccccatcCCCACTCTTCCGAGCCCCTTATTGGACAAAGCCTTGACATCCATGCCCActga
- the LOC113584658 gene encoding thymus-specific serine protease, translated as MTPSVIRWVVMILLMDLVSSGRVLWKTKERVRDVRQQKAKQHLMMRAGKGPRAAAALHKEGHVHQPLDHFSAQNTETFPQRFFLNEQFWEPARGPVFLYIEGEGPLSELSVLAGHHVAMAEEHGALLVALEHRFYGTSIHSGALETRNLQHLSSQQALSDLAAFQRYIKQKYNLSRRNTWISFGGSYAGALSAWLRGKFPHLIYGAVASSAPVRAELDFSAYNKVVGRSLMDERVGGSEKCLNNIWEGFRAVEAVLQGGNVAKVGTDFACCEPPTSPEDQAELMQSLADIFMGSVQYNEEGVSLTIARLCDLMTNQDEAGVQDEEAYSRLVKLVEVYRTLEKEPCLDVSHRQTVLTLNKTTDSRSGYRQWFYQTCTEFGFYQTCEDTSCPFSRMLTLQTQTQLCRLLFGLPQHTLSMNIAFTNQYYGGDEPHSQRVLYVNGDIDPWMELSVVRNDGSVDRDRAVVINGTAHCADMNPTRPGDRLSLHQARKEIERHVATWLKYAAWENMDWPTGILGG; from the exons ATGACGCCGTCCGTGATTCGGTGGGTAGTGATGATCCTTCTTATGGACTTGGTCTCTTCAG GTCGAGTGCTCTGGAAAACGAAAGAGCGTGTGCGTGACGTCCGACAGCAGAAAGCTAAGCAACACCTGATGATGCGCGCGGGGAAGGGCCCACGCGCCGCCGCCGCTCTTCACAAGGAGGGTCACGTCCACCAGCCGCTCGACCATTTTAGTGCTCAAAACACGGAAACGTTCCCACAG aGGTTTTTTCTGAACGAGCAGTTCTGGGAGCCAGCCCGCGGCCCCGTGTTCCTCTACATCGAAGGTGAAGGCCCTCTGTCTGAGCTCAGTGTACTGGCAG GACACCACGTGGCGATGGCGGAGGAACATGGCGCGCTGCTGGTTGCTCTGGAGCACCGTTTCTACGGCACCAGCATCCACTCAGGGGCTCTGGAAACCCGCAACCTGCAGCACCTCTCCAGCCAGCAGGC ACTCTCAGACCTTGCTGCATTCCAGCGCTACATCAAGCAGAAGTATAACCTCAGCCGCCGGAACACCTGGATCAGTTTTGGGGGGTCGTATGCTGGCGCACTGTCGGCCTGGCTTAGGGGAAAG TTCCCACACCTCATCTATGGGGCTGTGGCGTCTTCTGCACCTGTACGGGCTGAATTGGATTTTTCTGCTTATAACAAA GTGGTGGGACGCAGTCTTATGGATGAGAGGGTGGGAGGTTCTGAGAAG TGTTTGAACAACATCTGGGAGGGCTTCAGGGCCGTGGAGGCCGTTCTGCAGGGGGGCAATGTGGCGAAGGTGGGGACGGACTTTGCATGCTGTGAACCGCCCACAAGTCCCGAGGATCAGGCCGAGCTCATGCAGAGCCTGGCTGACATCTTTATGGGGAGCGTCCAGTACAACGAAGAGGGCGTGTCCCTGACCATTGCCCGTCTCTGCGACCTGATGACCAATCAGGACGAAGCTGGAGTGCAGGACGAGGAAGCCTACTCCAGACTGGTTAAactggtggag gtTTATCGCACACTGGAGAAAGAGCCATGTTTAGACGTCTCTCACAGGCAGACCGTCCTAACCCTCAATAAAACAACAGATAGCAGATCTGGGTATAGACAGTGGTTCTACCAAACCTGCACGGAGTTCGGCTTCT ATCAGACATGTGAAGACACAAGCTGCCCTTTCTCACGCATGCTGACTCTGCAGACTCAGACTCAGCTCTGCCGCCTGCTGTTCGGGCTCCCTCAGCACACCCTTTCCATGAACATCGCCTTTACCAACCAGTACTATGGAGGAGATGAGCCCCACAGCCAGCGTGTGCTCTATGTCAATG GTGACATTGACCCTTGGATGGAGCTGAGCGTGGTGCGGAATGACGGCAGCGTGGACAGAGACAGGGCTGTGGTCATTAACGGTACTGCTCACTGTGCGGACATGAATCCCACGCGTCCTGGAGACAGACTGTCCCTGCATCAGGCCAGGaag GAAATTGAAAGGCATGTTGCCACATGGCTGAAGTATGCAGCGTGGGAGAACATGGATTGGCCAACTGGGATTCTTGGTGGTTGA
- the ech1 gene encoding delta(3,5)-Delta(2,4)-dienoyl-CoA isomerase, mitochondrial isoform X3 yields the protein MSSPGGPVPPFTTLSISRPANHITHVELHRPEKRNAMNKAFWSFPFCSEMVDCFNQIAEDPECRVVVFSGAGKLFTAGIDLMNMAGDLLQPKGSDTARISWYLRRIVAKYQETFSVIEKCPKPVVAAVHGACVGAGVDLITACDIRFCTQDAWFQVKEVDIGLAADVGTLQRLPKVIGSRSLVNELALTARKMYSDEAKSSGLVSRVFPDKEALMAGAFEVAGEIAARSPVAVQGTKINLLYSRDHSVAEGLQFMATWNMSMLQTHDLMKSAQAALEKKGPKDVPFSKL from the exons ATGTCGTCACCAGGAGGCCCCGTCCCACCGTTTACCACCCTGTCAATCAGCCGTCCAGCCAATCACATCACGCACGTGGAGTTGCACCGCCCAGAGAAACGCAACGCCATGAATAAGGCTTTCTGGAG TTTTCCTttctgcagtgaaatggttgattGCTTTAACCAGATTGCTGAAGACCCAGAGTGTCGTGTGGTGGTTTTCTCAGGGGCTGGGAAACTTTTTACCGCGG GGATCGACCTGATGAACATGGCTGGGGACCTGCTGCAGCCTAAGGGCTCCGACACAGCCAGGATATCGTGGTACCTCCGCCGCATCGTGGCCAAGTACCAGGAGACCTTCTCAGTCATTGAAAAG TGTCCGAAGCCTGTGGTAGCGGCCGTGCATGGAGCGTGTGTGGGAGCAG GAGTGGATCTGATCACAGCCTGTGACATTCGTTTCTGTACGCAGGATGCCTGGTTTCAGGTGAAG GAAGTGGACATTGGCCTGGCGGCAGATGTGGGAACTTTGCAGCGTCTGCCTAAAGTAATTGGCAGTCGCAG CTTGGTGAATGAGCTGGCCCTGACTGCTAGGAAGATGTACTCAGATGAAGCCAAGAGCTCTGGCTTGGTCAG CCGTGTGTTCCCGGACAAAGAGGCTCTCATGGCCGGAGCTTTTGAGGTAGCAGGAGAGATTGCAGCCCGGAGCCCCGTGGCCGTCCAGGGAACCAAAATCAACCTGCTGTACTCCAGGGATCACAGTGTGGCAGAGGGCCTCCAATTTATG gccACATGGAACATGAGCATGCTGCAAACCCACGACCTTATGAAGTCCGCCCAGGCAGCCCTGGAGAAGAAGGGTCCTAAAGATGTGCCCTTCTCCAAACTGTGA
- the meis3 gene encoding homeobox protein Meis3 isoform X1, with translation MDRRYEELVQYAGSEVLSVGSYGEVMRSLPPPPPHYGQTVPDSLKQHRDQIYGHPLFPLLALVFEKCELATCSPRDSSSMSNSSHLPGMTSHSDVCSSDSFNEDIAAFAKQIRSEKPIFSSNPELDNLMIQAIQVLRFHLLELEKVHDLCDNFCQRYINCLKGKMPTDLVLEEREGGSKSDIEDFTGSCTSLSEQNQSWLRDTDDCVSTPSVTPGVSCGPTTHSADNCSEAGDALDGAVASPSTGEEDETDRDRRNNKKRGIFPKVATNIMRAWLFQHLSHPYPSEEQKKQLSQDTGLTILQVNNWFINARRRIVQPMIDQSNRSGQGAPYSPEGAALGGYGLDGQPHLGLRTAGLQGLASLPADYPGALLPQAGYTHASPSLHPYPSPHAAMLLAPPPHPHSSEPLIGQSLDIHAH, from the exons ATGGATAGAAGG tatgaAGAGCTTGTACAGTACGCAGGGTCTGAGGTTTTGTCTGTGGGGTCTTATGGTGAAGTGATGAGGTcactacccccacccccacctcactatGGCCAAACGGTTCCTGATTCTCTCAAACAGCACCGAGACCAGATCTATGG ccatcCTCTGTTTCCACTCCTGGCTCTGGTGTTTGAGAAGTGTGAATTGGCCACCTGCTCACCACGTGACTCCTCCTCAATGTCAAACTCCTCCCATCTCCCTGGCATGACCAGtcacagtgatgtgtgctccTCCGACTCATTCAATGAAGATATAGCAGCTTTCGCCAAGCAG atCCGCTCAGAGAAACCCATATTTTCATCCAACCCAGAACTGGACAATTTA ATGATCCAGGCCATCCAAGTCTTACGCTTCcacctgctggagctggagaag GTCCATGATCTCTGCGATAATTTCTGTCAGCGCTACATCAACTGTCTGAAGGGGAAGATGCCCACTGATTTGGTGCTGGAGGAACGGGAGGGCGGGTCCAAATCTGACATAGAAGATTTCACTGGTTCTTGCACAAGTCTGTCAGAGCAA AATCAGTCCTGGTTGCGAGACACAGATGACTGTGTGTCTACACCCTCAGTCACACCCGGTGTCTCCTGTGGACCGACTACACACAGCGCAGATAACTGCAGCGAAGCag GAGATGCTCTGGATGGGGCTGTAGCGTCTCCCAGTACCGGAGAAGAAGACGAGACTGACCGGGACAGAAGAAATAACAAGAAAAGAGGGATCTTCCCCAAAGTGGCAACCAACATTATGAGAGCCTGGCTCTTCCAGCACCTATCA CATCCATACCCCTCTGAGGAACAGAAAAAGCAACTCTCTCAAGACACAGGACTTACCATTTTGCAGGTCAACAACTG GTTTATTAACGCCAGGCGTAGGATAGTGCAGCCCATGATCGACCAGTCGAATCGCTCAG GTCAGGGTGCCCCCTACAGTCCAGAAGGGGCAGCGTTAGGAGGTTATGGATTAGATGGTCAACCTCACTTAGGCCTTAGGACAGCAG ggcTACAGGGCCTGGCGTCTCTACCTGCGGACTACCCCGGGGCTCTGCTGCCCCAGGCGGGATACACCCACGCCAGCCCCTCCCTGCACCCATACCCCAGCCCCCATGCTGCCATGCtgctggccccgcccccccatcCCCACTCTTCCGAGCCCCTTATTGGACAAAGCCTTGACATCCATGCCCActga